The genomic interval GGCTCGAACAGATCGAGGTCATAGGCGATATAGGCAAAGTAGGAGCCCGGCGTGCCCGGCACAGGATCGACGCGATAGCACTTGGCACGATATTTTTCCGCAGCCGTAAGACGATCGGTCCACACCACCGTCCAGGTCGCGGTCGAGGATTCGCCGGCAACCGCGGCCGACGCCTCGATCGGGTCGACCCCCTCTTGCGGCGTCACGCGGAACAGCGCGATGACGTCGGTGTCCTTCGGCACATAGTCCGGCTCCCAATAGCCCATGCGCTTGTATTCCATCACGCCCGAGCGATAGCGCTCCTTGCCGCGGACGGTTCCTGCGTGTGCATTCATGGCTCTCTCCTGTTTTTCTCTGCTCTCTGATTGGTCAGGCCGCGACCGGCTCGCTGATATCGATGCGCGGATCGAGTTCGCCGGCACGGTACCGCCGCGCCATCTCGCTCATCGGAGTGACCTTGATCTTGCCGGCGTGTCCGGCAGTGCCGAACTGCTCGAAGCGTTCGCGGCAGAGGTCGCGCATCGCATCCATCGCGGGCTTGAGGAATTTTCGCGGGTCGAACTCGCTGCGCGTTTGCGCAGCGACCCTTCGGAACACGGCGGTCATCGCGAGGCGGCAATCGGTATCGATATTGACCTTGCGCACGCCGCTCTTGATGCCGCGGACGATCTCCTCGACCGGTACGCCCCAGGTTTGCGGCATCTCACCGCCGAACTGGTTGAACATGTCCTGGAGTGGCTGCGGCACCGACGACGAGCCGTGCATGACGAGATGCGTATTCGGCAGCCGGCGGTGGATCTCCTCGACCACCCGCATCGCAAGGATGTCGCCGTCCGGCTTGCGACTGAACTTGTAGGCGCCGTGCGAGGTGCCCATCGCGATCGCCAGCGCATCGACCTTGGTGGCGCGAACAAACTCCACGGCCTGGTCGGGATCGGTCAGCAACTGGTCGTGGCTCACCTTGCCCTCGACGCCGTGGCCGTCCTCCTGCTCGCCGCCACCATGCTCGAGCGAGCCGAGCACGCCGAGTTCGCCTTCGACTGAGGCTCCCACCCAATGCGCGAGATCGACGACGCGGCGGGTGATCGCAACGTTATAGTCGTAGTCGGCCGCCGTCTTGGCATCGGCCTTGAGCGAGCCGTCCATCATGACCGAGGTGAAGCCGTGGGCGATGGCGCTGGCGCAGGTCGCCTCGTCATTGCCGTGGTCCTGATGCATGCAGAGCGGGATGTCGGGATAGGTCCGCTCCAGCGCGTCGATCATGTGCGAGAGCATGAGGTCGCCGGCATAGCTGCGCGCCCCGCGCGAGGCCTGGATGATGACGGGCGCATCGACGTCAGCCGCCGCCTGCATGATCGCGATCCCCTGCTCCATGTTGTTGATGTTGAACGCGGGCACGGCGTAGCCGTGGTGAGCGGCGTGATCCAGCAGTTGTCGAAGCGTTATGCGTGCCAAGAGAGATCTCCGTTCGCTTGTCTTTGTTTCCAGCAGCTCAGATCAGCCGGCCCATCGCGACCGCCGTGTCGGCCATACGATTGGAAAAGCCCCATTCGTTGTCGTACCAGCTCATCACCCGCACCAGATTGCCGTCCATCACCTTGGTCTGGTCGAGATGGACGATGCTGGAGCGCGGATCGTGGTTGAAATCGGTGGAGACGTTGGGTGCGTCGGTGAAGCCGAGAACGCCCTTCAGCCGTCGACCCGCCGCTGCCATGACGGCATCGTTGATCTCCGTAGCGGTCGTCGCGCGCTTTGCGACGAACTTGAAATCGACCGCCGACACGTTCGGGGTGGGAACGCGAATCGCGACACCATCGAGCTTGCCTTTGAGCTCCGGAAGCACCAGGCCAACCGCCTTGGCTGCGCCCGTCGATGTCGGGATCATCGACAGCGCCGCGGCACGGGCGCGGTAGAGATCCTTGTGGAAGGTGTCGAGCGTTGGCTGATCGCCGGTGTAGGAATGGATCGTGGTCATAAACCCCTTTTCGATGCCGACGGTCTCATCCAGCACCTGGGCGAGCGGCGCGAGACAATTGGTCGAGCAAGAGGCGTTGGAAACCACGATATGGTCGCCCGTGAGTTTCAGATGATTGACGCCGAACACCACGGTGAGATCGACTTCGGTGGCCGGTGCCGAGACCAGCACGCGCCGTGCCCCCGCCTGAAGATGCGCGGCTGCCTTCTCGCGCGTGGTGAAGAGGCCGGTGCATTCGAGCGCGACGTCGACGCCGAGCGCGCGATGCGGAAGTTGCGCCGGGTCCCTGACCGCCGTCACCTTGATCGGACCGTGCCCAACATCGATGGTGTCGCCGGCAACCTTCACCTCACCAGGAAACAGGCCGTGGATCGAGTCGAACCGCAGGAGATGCGCGTTGGTCTCGACCGAACCGAGGTCGTTGATCGCAACCACCTCGACGTCGTTGCGTTTGGACTCGACGATCGCGCGCAGCACGTTGCGTCCGATCCGGCCAAATCCATTGATGGCGACACGCAAGCTCATGCTGCTTTTCCTTCCGCGCGACGGGTAACCGAGCGCCTGGCCGCTTCTGCAATGCTTTGTGGGGTGATGCCGAATTCGCGGTAGAGCACCGGCGCCGGCGCCGAAGCGCCGAAGCCGCGCATGCCGATGAACTCACCGTCCGCGCCGAGCCAGCGCGGCCAGTCGCCCGCTACCGCGGCCTCGATGCCGACGCGCGGCGCGGCTCCCAGCACCTGCGCACGATAATCGTCGTCCTGCTCTTCGAAGAGGGCAAAGCAGGGCGCCGAGACGACCGCCGCGCGGATATGTTCGGTCGCCAGCAGCCGCGCGGCTTCGATCGCGAGCGAAACTTCCGAACCGGTCGCGATCAGCGTGACATCGCGGCCGCCGTCGGGCGTCACGACCAGATAAGCCCCGCGCGCGACGCGGTTCTTGCCGCGCGCATCGCTGCGGAAGGTCGGCAAGGCCTGGCGCGACAGGCACAGCACCGAGGGACGGTTCGTCGCTTCCAGCGCGCAATCCCAGGCTTCCAGCGTCTCGACCGCATCGGCGGGGCGGAACACCAGGAGATTCGGAATCACGCGGAGCGCGGCAAGATGCTCGACCGGCTGGTGCGTCGGGCCATCCTCGCCGAGCCCGATGGAGTCATGGGTCATGACATGGATGACGCGGAGCTTCATCAACGCCGCCAGCCTGATCGCCGGCCGGCTGTAGTCGGAGAACGCGAGGAACGTGCCGCCATAGGGGATGAAGCCGCCATGCAGCGCGAGGCCGTTCATCGCGGCCGCCATGCCGTGCTCGCGGATGCCATAGTGGATGTAGGCGCCTGCGAACGTGCCGCGCTTGACCGGCTGCTGGCTCTTGGCGTGCGTCAGGTTCGAATGCGTCAGGTCCGCCGAACCACCAATGAGGCCCGGAATGGTGGCCGCGATGCTGTCCAGCACCTGCTGCGACGCCTGTCGTGTCGCGAGCTTGGGGCGCTCGGTCGCAAAGCTCTCGCGCAATTTGGCCGAGGCCTGGGCATAGGTATCAGGCAGGGCCACCGCCTTGCGCTCGATGAACTGCTCGCGTTGCGCAGGCGTCGCGTCCTCGTAGCGATCGAGCCAGGCGAGGCGGTCGACCTGGCCGCGCTGTCCAATCATCCGCCAGGCTTTCAGGATCGGGATCGGAACGACGAAGGGCTGATAGTCCCATTCCAGCGTCCGCCGCGCCGCCGCGGTCTGCTCGGCGCCGAGCGGCGCGCCATGCGCCTTCTCGGTGCCCTGACGATCCGGTGCGCCATAGCCGATGATGGTGCGGCAGGCAATCAGCGACGGCTTGTCGGTCGCGCGTTCTTCGGCGATTGCCTGTGCAACGGCTTCGGCATCGTGGCCATCCACGCGGCGCACCGACCAGCCCGAGGCGGCGAAGCGCGCGAGGTGATCGTCCGAGGTCGACAGCGACGTCGCCCCGTCGATGGAGATGCCGTTGTCGTCGAATAGCACGATCAGGCGGGACAATTGCAGATGCCCGGCGAGCGAGATCGCCTCCTGGCTGATGCCTTCCATCAGGCAGCCGTCGCCCGCGATGACGTAGGTGAAGTGATCGACAAGGCCGTCGCCATGCCGTGCATTCGCCATGCGCTCGGCGAGCGCCATGCCGACCGCGGTGGCGATCCCCTGCCCCAGCGGGCCGGTGGTGGTCTCGACGCCCGGCGTGTGGCCGTATTCCGGATGGCCCGGCGTCTTCGAGCCCCATTGCCTGAAGGCCTTGATGTCGTCGAGGCTGACGTCGCCGCCGGTGAGATGGAGCAGCGCATAGAGCAGCATCGAACCGTGGCCCGCCGAGAGCACGAAGCGGTCGCGGTCCGGCCAGTTCGGATGCGCAGAGTCGAATTTCAGGAAGCGCGAGAACAGGACGGTCGCGACGTCGGCCATGCCCATGGGCAGGCCGGGATGCCCGGACTGGGATTTCTCGATGGCGTCGACCGCAAGGAAGCGGACGGCATTGGCGAGATCGCGGTGGCTGACCGCGGTGGTATCGGCTTCGGCGTGGACCGAGATGTTCATCAGATCCTCCCGTTATTCACTTCAGGCTTCGCTTGCGTTCGATGAGTTGCATGATCAGCGGCGTCAGGATGAGTTGCATTGCCAGATCGAGCTTCGCGCCCGGGCAGACGATGGAATTCGCGCGCGACATCCAGCTTTGCGGCAGCATCGAGAGCAGATAGGGAAAGTCGATGCCACGCGGATTCTTGAAGCGGATCACGACCATCGATTCGTCCGGCGTCGGGATCCAGCGCGCGATGAACGGATTGGACGTATCCACAGTCGGCACGCGCTGGAAGTTGATGTCGGTCTCGGTGAACTGAGGGCAGATGTAGTGGATGTAGTCGGGCATCCGCCGCAGGATGGTGTCGGTGACGGCTTCCGTCGAATAGCCCCGCGCGCTGCGATCGCGGTGCAGCTTCTGGATCCATTCGAGATTGATGACAGGCACGACGCCGATCTTTAAGTCAGCATAGCGCGCGACATTGACCCTGTCGGTGACGACGGCGCCGTGCAGCCCCTCGTAGAACAGCAGGTCGGAATTCTCCGGAAGCTGCTTCCACTCGGTAAACGTGCCGGGCGCAGCACCGTGCAACGCGGATTCCTCGGCATCATGGACGTAATGCCGCGTCGTCGCAGTGCCGGTCTCGCCATAGTCGCGGAACGCCCGCTCCAGCTCCTCGAACAGGTTCGTGTCCGGGCTGAAATGGCTGAAATGCTTGTTGCCGCGCTCGGCCTCCTGCGCCATCCGCACGCGCATCTCGGCGCGGTCATAACGGTGGAACGCATCGCCCTCGATGTAGACGGCGTTGACGCGCTCGCGGAAGAAGATCTGCTCAAAGGTCTTCTTGACGGAGGTCGTGCCTGCGCCGGAAGAGCCGGTGATGGAGATGATCGGATGCTTTCGGGACATGGGGCACCTCGCTCACAGCCGGAAGAAGCCGCGCCGCGCGAACAGCGGCGCCGAAACACTGGCGACGAGGAGCGGATCGCAATGCAGCTCCTCGACGCGGCGCACCTCGTGGTGCGATCCCATGATCAGGGGCACGCGCTGGTGCAGATTGTGCGCGGCGAGATCCAGGATGCGCTCGCGCCCGGTGGTCGCAGCGCCTCCCGCCTGCTCCATGATGAAGGCGACCGGATGCGCCTCATAGGTCAGGCGCAGGCGGCCGTCGCCGTAGCCGGGCCGCGCGTCGGACGGATAGAGGAACACGCCGCCGCGGGTGAGGATGCGGTAGGCTTCCGCGACCAGCGAGCCGATCCAGCGCATGTTGAAATCGCGGTTGGCGGGGCCGTCGATGCCGGCGAGGCACTCATCGATGAAGGCGCGCACCGGCGGATCCCAGTGCCGCCGGTTCGAGGCGTTGATTGCGAACTCGTCGCTCGTCTCTGAAATCTGCACGCCGCGGCGCGCGAGACGGAAGCATTTGGCCGCGCGGTCATAGGTGAAGATGTCGACGCCCTCGCCAAGCGTGAGCACCAGCGAGGTCTGCGGCCCGTAGGTGACGAAACCGGCCGCAAGCTGCGCCGTGCCGCGCTGGTGGAACGCGAGGCCGAGATCGTCAGGCGCAGGCAGGATCGAGAAGATCGTGCCCACGGTCATGTTGATGTCGATGTTGGAGGAGCCGTCGAGCGGGTCGATCGCGACGCAAATCCTGCCCTCGCGGTCGACGATCTGCGGCTCGCGCATCTCTTCCGAGGCGAGCGCGGCGATCGGCAGCCGGGCGAGACAGCGGCGGATGATGGCGTCGGCCTGGACGTCGAGGTCGCGTTGTAGATCGCCGTCGCTGTTGCGCCCCGTGGTCAGGCCGGACGCGTCCGCAAACAGTCCGGTGCTGGTGAGGTCGGCGATTTCGATCGACCCCGACGCGATGGCATCGACC from Bradyrhizobium arachidis carries:
- the fba gene encoding class II fructose-bisphosphate aldolase (catalyzes the reversible aldol condensation of dihydroxyacetonephosphate and glyceraldehyde 3-phosphate in the Calvin cycle, glycolysis, and/or gluconeogenesis), with protein sequence MARITLRQLLDHAAHHGYAVPAFNINNMEQGIAIMQAAADVDAPVIIQASRGARSYAGDLMLSHMIDALERTYPDIPLCMHQDHGNDEATCASAIAHGFTSVMMDGSLKADAKTAADYDYNVAITRRVVDLAHWVGASVEGELGVLGSLEHGGGEQEDGHGVEGKVSHDQLLTDPDQAVEFVRATKVDALAIAMGTSHGAYKFSRKPDGDILAMRVVEEIHRRLPNTHLVMHGSSSVPQPLQDMFNQFGGEMPQTWGVPVEEIVRGIKSGVRKVNIDTDCRLAMTAVFRRVAAQTRSEFDPRKFLKPAMDAMRDLCRERFEQFGTAGHAGKIKVTPMSEMARRYRAGELDPRIDISEPVAA
- the gap gene encoding type I glyceraldehyde-3-phosphate dehydrogenase, whose translation is MSLRVAINGFGRIGRNVLRAIVESKRNDVEVVAINDLGSVETNAHLLRFDSIHGLFPGEVKVAGDTIDVGHGPIKVTAVRDPAQLPHRALGVDVALECTGLFTTREKAAAHLQAGARRVLVSAPATEVDLTVVFGVNHLKLTGDHIVVSNASCSTNCLAPLAQVLDETVGIEKGFMTTIHSYTGDQPTLDTFHKDLYRARAAALSMIPTSTGAAKAVGLVLPELKGKLDGVAIRVPTPNVSAVDFKFVAKRATTATEINDAVMAAAGRRLKGVLGFTDAPNVSTDFNHDPRSSIVHLDQTKVMDGNLVRVMSWYDNEWGFSNRMADTAVAMGRLI
- the tkt gene encoding transketolase, encoding MNISVHAEADTTAVSHRDLANAVRFLAVDAIEKSQSGHPGLPMGMADVATVLFSRFLKFDSAHPNWPDRDRFVLSAGHGSMLLYALLHLTGGDVSLDDIKAFRQWGSKTPGHPEYGHTPGVETTTGPLGQGIATAVGMALAERMANARHGDGLVDHFTYVIAGDGCLMEGISQEAISLAGHLQLSRLIVLFDDNGISIDGATSLSTSDDHLARFAASGWSVRRVDGHDAEAVAQAIAEERATDKPSLIACRTIIGYGAPDRQGTEKAHGAPLGAEQTAAARRTLEWDYQPFVVPIPILKAWRMIGQRGQVDRLAWLDRYEDATPAQREQFIERKAVALPDTYAQASAKLRESFATERPKLATRQASQQVLDSIAATIPGLIGGSADLTHSNLTHAKSQQPVKRGTFAGAYIHYGIREHGMAAAMNGLALHGGFIPYGGTFLAFSDYSRPAIRLAALMKLRVIHVMTHDSIGLGEDGPTHQPVEHLAALRVIPNLLVFRPADAVETLEAWDCALEATNRPSVLCLSRQALPTFRSDARGKNRVARGAYLVVTPDGGRDVTLIATGSEVSLAIEAARLLATEHIRAAVVSAPCFALFEEQDDDYRAQVLGAAPRVGIEAAVAGDWPRWLGADGEFIGMRGFGASAPAPVLYREFGITPQSIAEAARRSVTRRAEGKAA
- a CDS encoding phosphoribulokinase; protein product: MSRKHPIISITGSSGAGTTSVKKTFEQIFFRERVNAVYIEGDAFHRYDRAEMRVRMAQEAERGNKHFSHFSPDTNLFEELERAFRDYGETGTATTRHYVHDAEESALHGAAPGTFTEWKQLPENSDLLFYEGLHGAVVTDRVNVARYADLKIGVVPVINLEWIQKLHRDRSARGYSTEAVTDTILRRMPDYIHYICPQFTETDINFQRVPTVDTSNPFIARWIPTPDESMVVIRFKNPRGIDFPYLLSMLPQSWMSRANSIVCPGAKLDLAMQLILTPLIMQLIERKRSLK
- a CDS encoding class 1 fructose-bisphosphatase — its product is MTGQLRLDDYLQRYSETAPHALAVAAAVDAIASGSIEIADLTSTGLFADASGLTTGRNSDGDLQRDLDVQADAIIRRCLARLPIAALASEEMREPQIVDREGRICVAIDPLDGSSNIDINMTVGTIFSILPAPDDLGLAFHQRGTAQLAAGFVTYGPQTSLVLTLGEGVDIFTYDRAAKCFRLARRGVQISETSDEFAINASNRRHWDPPVRAFIDECLAGIDGPANRDFNMRWIGSLVAEAYRILTRGGVFLYPSDARPGYGDGRLRLTYEAHPVAFIMEQAGGAATTGRERILDLAAHNLHQRVPLIMGSHHEVRRVEELHCDPLLVASVSAPLFARRGFFRL